The Halalkalicoccus sp. CGA53 genome window below encodes:
- a CDS encoding tryptophan 7-halogenase codes for MTQRIRRIIVVGGGDSGLLTALAIRKLNPDLDIRVIDDFEEEIPQIGKSTYWRILNILHDQLGIDMSRFIKQVKPVWKCSVYFRDWCGYPEFHFPFDISTKFPSKNTPKAVEYYQYEYLSPNMEPPRYTKNEEIVVQRKSPWVYDPKSSRTQLYRPVAYHLNLNRFNNFLRDICKERGIRLINDRIAEVETDGSEIEAVSGNQTYNSDLYIDASGFRRILKREQQNNFTDFSFPLDTAFALKVDRSLQEVIPATIVETGNYGWFWQIDTYEHRDIGYVFSSSHVSNTQARTELVDYCGTNILNDDISYFEFTSGFYDIAWESNCVAIGNAGGFVEPLQSTGLTTNAIAAINLSNLIAAHGGINNQAIRNYYNTWSQHTWESIRDFIVTHYRYSSGQSKFWKMMQSLEASPRVNLLEREFKQGGFDTNVLPPTRLEKHITDPMIFHPVSFYLLMRNMGVESDFHESNDLRISREVRNERDNHYKKIRGDVQYYLTTEEFYKTFV; via the coding sequence ATGACTCAGCGCATCCGTCGTATTATTGTGGTCGGGGGTGGTGATTCCGGACTTCTTACAGCCCTTGCAATACGAAAATTAAATCCAGATCTAGATATTCGAGTAATCGATGACTTTGAGGAAGAAATTCCACAGATTGGAAAGAGCACCTATTGGCGTATTCTGAATATTCTTCACGATCAACTTGGTATAGACATGTCGCGTTTTATCAAACAAGTTAAACCAGTTTGGAAGTGCAGCGTTTATTTCAGGGACTGGTGTGGTTATCCCGAATTTCATTTCCCATTCGATATTTCGACTAAATTTCCCTCGAAAAATACACCAAAGGCTGTAGAATATTATCAATACGAGTATTTATCACCAAATATGGAACCTCCGCGCTATACGAAAAATGAAGAAATTGTGGTTCAACGTAAATCCCCCTGGGTCTATGACCCTAAAAGTTCAAGGACTCAATTGTACAGACCAGTTGCTTATCATCTGAATTTGAACCGATTCAACAATTTTTTGCGTGATATATGCAAGGAAAGAGGGATTAGACTTATCAATGATCGGATTGCTGAGGTTGAAACAGATGGATCTGAAATCGAAGCTGTTAGTGGAAACCAAACTTACAATTCTGACCTATATATCGATGCGTCTGGATTCAGACGTATCTTAAAGAGGGAACAACAGAACAATTTTACTGATTTTTCCTTCCCATTGGATACAGCCTTCGCTCTCAAGGTAGATAGATCACTCCAGGAGGTCATTCCTGCTACTATCGTCGAAACAGGAAATTACGGCTGGTTCTGGCAAATTGATACTTATGAACATCGAGATATTGGATATGTTTTTTCTTCAAGCCACGTTTCAAATACCCAGGCTCGGACAGAATTAGTTGATTATTGTGGTACCAATATATTGAACGATGATATTTCATATTTCGAGTTCACCTCCGGATTTTATGATATTGCTTGGGAATCTAATTGTGTCGCGATTGGAAACGCAGGAGGCTTTGTTGAGCCTTTACAGTCTACAGGACTCACTACGAATGCAATCGCGGCTATTAATCTTTCAAATTTAATCGCTGCCCACGGAGGTATAAACAATCAGGCAATCAGAAATTATTATAATACCTGGAGTCAGCACACTTGGGAATCCATTCGTGATTTCATCGTAACGCACTACAGGTATTCCTCCGGCCAGTCTAAGTTCTGGAAGATGATGCAATCCCTAGAAGCCAGCCCACGTGTTAATCTTTTAGAAAGGGAGTTTAAGCAAGGAGGCTTCGATACGAATGTCTTACCCCCAACGCGATTAGAAAAACATATTACTGACCCTATGATCTTCCACCCTGTTAGTTTCTACCTCTTGATGAGAAATATGGGTGTAGAATCTGACTTCCATGAATCAAACGATTTGAGGATTAGCCGTGAAGTAAGGAATGAGAGAGATAATCATTATAAGAAAATAAGGGGTGATGTACAATACTATCTGACTACCGAGGAGTTTTACAAGACATTCGTCTAA